From one Rhodamnia argentea isolate NSW1041297 chromosome 1, ASM2092103v1, whole genome shotgun sequence genomic stretch:
- the LOC115732623 gene encoding MDIS1-interacting receptor like kinase 2-like — MVLSSLEDGPRSHKTAFLQKLFDFGLGVLIVGMVLTFFPGFASAAATPGFPPEAEGGNAGEAAETLLKWKSALDDQSRSLLSSWQGGDACSRNWTGVTCDSPGVVTGLNLSSMGLRGMLGALNFTALPHLLNLDLSNNSFRGPIPSSIGNLSRLSTLNLSVNSLSQSIPSTLGRLTSLRLLYLRYNLLSGRIPKEILTLNSLLELTLSFNNLTGAIPTSIRLLGNLTLLGLMDNDLSGSIPPEICAMNSLSLLYLGANKLTGSIPPCIVNMTKLTELSLWGNYLSGSIPTCIVNMTNLTLLSLQENHLSGSIPQEVGKLRCLIALTLYGNNLNGFIPTSVGNLSNLVELSLASNDLSGPIPQEVGDLRALTLLALSNNSLNGSIPPSVGNLVNLTILLLHFNKLSGFIPRELNNLTSLVEFTLARNELTGQLPENVCLGGSLEVFTAFDNHLNGPIPRSLRNCSSLVRLWLQGNRLSGNITEDFGVYPMLKLIDLSLNQLSGELSWTWGLCSSLESLRISDNLIFGEIPPTIGNMTRLGVLDLSSNYITGGIPRELGRLVSLIDLSLTGNNISGDIPHEIGLFSSLAKLNLARNSLNGPIPTQLGQCRKLWYLNLSRNVIRGSIPSEVGNIQFLQILDLSSNFLEGEIAQDLGKLTALADLNLSHNGLSGSIPHSFYDMLGLASVDISYNELEGPLPDIEAFRRAPYAAIQNNKDVCGVVAGLRACASSSNKKANPERGKKLVVGITVSVTGTFFLIFAFGGIYLLASRKCKDENCNLREEHTGDPFVVWSYDGKLVYQHIVEATEGFDLKYRIGEGGFGAVYKAELSPDRVFAVKKLHSLEDGEVIGVTSLEREVNCLANISHRNIVKLYGYCLHSTNSFLVYEFLKRGSIREILGDDEAAMELNWVRRVNVIRGVANAVVLHAPRLLPCVDSPRLDKQQCSVGC, encoded by the coding sequence ATGGTTCTCTCTTCGCTTGAAGACGGCCCGCGTTCTCACAAAACCGCCTTCCTCCAAAAGCTCTTCGACTTCGGTCTCGGTGTCCTGATCGTTGGAATGGTGCTCACCTTCTTCCCTGGATTCGCTTCAGCCGCCGCCACCCCTGGTTTCCCTCCTGAAGCCGAAGGTGGGAATGCAGGGGAGGCAGCAGAAACTCTGCTGAAATGGAAATCCGCTCTCGACGATCAAAGCCGATCTCTCCTGTCGTCGTGGCAGGGCGGGGATGCTTGCTCCAGGAACTGGACAGGAGTCACCTGTGACAGTCCAGGAGTCGTCACTGGTCTAAATCTTTCGAGCATGGGCCTGAGAGGTATGCTTGGTGCTCTCAATTTCACCGCTCTTCCTCATCTACTTAACCTGGACCTGTCGAACAACTCCTTTCGGGGCCCTATTCCTTCATCCATCGGAAACCTCTCCAGACTATCCACCCTTAATCTCTCAGTCAACTCTCTCTCCCAGAGCATTCCTTCTACTCTTGGTAGATTGACCAGTCTCAGGCTTTTGTACCTTCGTTACAATCTTCTGAGCGGGCGTATCCCCAAGGAAATATTGACGCTGAACTCCCTTTTGGAGCTTACTCTGTCATTCAACAATCTCACAGGTGCTATTCCGACTTCTATCCGGTTACTGGGGAACCTAACACTTCTGGGCTTGATGGACAACGACCTATCAGGATCGATTCCTCCTGAAATTTGTGCAATGAATTCTTTGTCTTTACTTTATCTTGGTGCGAACAAGTTAACTGGTTCAATTCCCCCTTGCATAGTAAACATGACCAAGCTAACTGAACTTAGCCTCTGGGGAAATTATCTTTCTGGTTCAATTCCAACTTGCATAGTGAACATGACCAACCTAACTCTACTTAGCCTccaggaaaatcatctttctgGTTCAATCCCTCAAGAAGTGGGGAAATTGAGATGCCTTATTGCCCTCACTTTGTATGGGAATAATCTCAATGGTTTCATCCCTACATCTGTCGGGAACTTGAGCAACCTAGTAGAACTCTCTCTCGCCTCTAATGATCTTTCGGGACCTATTCCCCAGGAAGTGGGTGACTTGAGAGCTTTGACCCTTCTTGCTTTGTCCAACAATAGTCTCAATGGTTCGATCCCTCCATCAGTTGGGAACTTGGTTAATCTGACCATATTGCTTCTGCATTTCAACAAACTTTCTGGGTTCATTCCTCGTGAACTGAATAATCTTACTAGTTTAGTTGAGTTTACTCTGGCTCGAAATGAACTGACAGGACAGCTTCCAGAAAATGTATGCCTCGGCGGGTCACTGGAAGTCTTTACAGCATTTGACAATCACTTGAATGGTCCAATCCCAAGAAGCTTGAGGAACTGCAGCAGCTTAGTTAGGCTTTGGCTTCAAGGAAATCGACTTAGTGGAAACATCACGGAAGATTTTGGTGTATACCCCATGTTAAAACTCATTGACTTGAGCCTTAATCAACTCTCTGGCGAGCTCTCTTGGACATGGGGACTATGTAGTAGTTTGGAGAGCTTGCGAATATCTGACAACCTTATTTTTGGGGAGATTCCCCCCACGATTGGGAATATGACTCGACTGGGAGTGTTGGACTTATCTTCGAACTACATAACCGGAGGGATTCCTCGTGAATTGGGAAGACTAGTTTCATTGATAGATCTTTCTCTGACTGGTAATAATATCTCAGGTGACATCCCTCATGAGATTGGGCTTTTCTCAAGTCTAGCAAAGCTCAACTTGGCGAGGAACAGTCTGAATGGTCCGATTCCCACACAATTAGGACAATGTAGGAAATTATGGTACTTGAACTTGAGCAGAAACGTGATTCGAGGAAGTATTCCTTCAGAGGTTGGAAATATTCAATTTCTGCAGATTCTCGATTTATCCAGCAACTTCTTGGAGGGAGAAATAGCCCAGGATCTTGGAAAGCTGACTGCATTAGCTGACTTAAATCTCTCTCATAACGGCTTGTCCGGTTCCATTCCACACAGTTTCTACGATATGTTGGGTCTTGCGTCTGTCGACATATCATATAATGAATTGGAGGGGCCACTCCCAGACATTGAGGCCTTTCGCAGGGCTCCATACGCAGCAATTCAGAATAACAAAGATGTATGTGGTGTCGTGGCTGGTCTAAGAGCATGCGCTTCTTCCTCTAACAAGAAAGCCAACCCAGAGAGGGGAAAGAAGCTTGTGGTCGGAATAACTGTGTCAGTTACAGGCacctttttcctcatttttgctTTCGGGGGGATCTATCTTTTGGCTAGCCGGAAATGCAAGGATGAAAACTGTAATTTGAGGGAGGAACATACTGGAGATCCCTTTGTGGTGTGGAGCTACGATGGAAAATTGGTTTATCAACATATCGTCGAGGCCACAGAAGGTTTCGATCTGAAGTACCGAATTGGAGAGGGTGGATTTGGAGCTGTTTACAAAGCTGAGCTGTCTCCAGATCGAGTCTTCGCAGTGAAGAAGCTACATTCATTAGAAGATGGTGAGGTGATCGGGGTTACCTCTTTGGAGAGGGAGGTAAATTGCCTAGCAAATATATCCCACCGAAACATTGTGAAGCTCTATGGATACTGCCTGCATTCAACCAATTCATTCTTGGTTTACGAGTTCCTCAAGAGAGGAAGCATAAGAGAAATCTTGGGTGATGACGAAGCGGCGATGGAGCTAAACTG